Part of the Nitrospirota bacterium genome is shown below.
AAAATTTCTTCGTCAATATGCTGAAGCGGCATATCGATGTAATGACAGATTTTGGGCTCGCTCGCAATCAGATCGATCAGTTTATCCGGAAAAGGATGGGGATAGTTATAAAGTAAACGAATCCAATCGACTTCGGTTTTGACCAGCTCCTTCAAAAGTTCATAGAGCTGACCCTGCCCGAGGTCCCGGCCGTAACTGGTGAGGTCTTGCGCGATCAAGTTCACTTCTCTTACCCCCTGACCGGTTAATTGGTTGACCTCATTGACTATCGCAGGAATCGGCCGGCTTCTCATTTTGCCCCGCATGCCGGGAATGATACAAAACGAACAACTTTTATCGCACCCTTCGGATATTTTGACATAGGCCCAATGCTTTGCGGTGGTTAAAATCCGGTCGGCATGGGTTTCGTCGTACAGGGCCGTCGGCTCGCTCAGCCAGGAAGAGCGTTTTTTATTTTTCCCCTTTTGATCCAAAAAGGTTTTACAAATTTCCGCAATTTTAAAATATTCGGTTGTCCCAACGATGGCATCTAATTCCGGAAGCTCTTTTAACAACTCATCCTGATAGCGTTGGGTCAAACATCCTGTAGCGATTAAGGTTTTACACTGGCCCTTCTTTTTTAATTTCCCCAGTTCGATAATGGTATTGATTGATTCCTGTTTTGCCGAGTCGATAAATCCGCAGGTATTGACGATAAGAATTTCAGCTTCTTCTTCCTTTGAAGTTAAAACAAAACCCGCTCTATCGAGTTGCCGGAGCATCACTTCGGAGTCGACCTGGTTTTTGGAACACCCCAGATTAATCAACCCTACCTTGGGATAAAGCTTTGTTTTTTCTTTAACAGTTTGAGATTTCAATGATTTTTCCTTTGCGTTTTAAACCAGACCAGCCAAAATTGTAACATACCCCTATAGGCCTGGAACAGAACTTTTCCAGTTCTTTTAACCGGTTTTTTACCTCCAGCCCGCCTTGACAAAACACCCGGCGGGAGATATATTTTATTTAAATGATGAGGATATTTAAAGAGTAAAAGGAGCGCGTCCAGTGGCTAGAAGTGAAAATAATCGGTGGGAAAACGATCCTCAAGACAATGAAAAGCTTAGAGAATTAGTCCGGGACCTGGCCCATGCCATTAACTCTGTCTTTGCTGAAAGTTCGGAAATTCGAACCGTCATTAAGGATATTGAAGAGGAAGGGTATCAGGTGGACCTTGTTCTGGCTTCCATCACGAGGGCGCTTAATAAGGAGCAAAAGGAAAAACCCGGCACCCAACCGCCCGCTTTAATAGAAAACATTAAGTTTGAACTTAACCGTTTTGACCAATCTTTTTTAAAATCGATTAAAATAAAACCTGAAAACGAACCAAAATAATTTTTTCTTTCAACTCCCTCCTTTCGTTTGACTTACCCATTTTTTTTTGTTAGTCTTTGAAAAATTAAACAAACGATCACCCTTACAAAAAATCCAGAAAGTTAATCAACATAGAATTTCTGGCTAGAAAACTATAAAATGCTTTTAAATCAAGAAGTTATACTAGAAAATCTTGCTGCCAAGCTTCGAATCGACATCTTAAAAATGATTTTCGAAGCCCAGTCAGGGCATCCCGGCGGTTCCTTTTCGGCCATTGACATGATGACCGCTCTTTACTCTAAAGTAATGAAGCATGACCCCCAAAACCCAGATTCCCCCGATCGTGACCGATTTATTTTGAGTAAAGGACATGCGGCACCCGCTCTTTATGCGATTCTTGCCCATCATGGTTATTTCCCTCAAGAAAACCTGAAAACCTTACGGAAAATGGGTAGCCCGCTTCAAGGCCATCCGGAAAAAAACAAACTCCCCGGCGTCGAAGCCAGCACCGGTTCCTTAGGTCAGGGAATTTCTATTGGAATCGGAATGGCCCTCGCGGGAAAACTTGACGGAAAAAATTACCGGACCTATGTTCTGGTCGGTGACGGCGAAATAAATGAAGGCCAGGTATGGGAAGCCGCGTTGTTTGCCCCAAATCATCAACTCGATCATTTAGTGGTCATTTTAGACCACAACGGCCAGCAGTTGGACGGAAGTGTTCAGGAAATTATGCCGCTCGATCCGCTGGCGGAGAAATGGCGGGCTTTCGGATGGAATGTGATCGAAATCAACGGCCATCGAATGAATGAGATTTTGGACGCCTTTGAAAAAGCCGGATCAACTCGAGGCAAACCCACCATAATTATTGCAAAAACAATAAAAGGAAAGGGGGTCTCTTTTATGGAAAATAATAATGAATTTCATGGAATGGCTCCCAATAAAGAACAATTTACCCTCGCATTACAGGAGCTTGAACATGCTTAGGGTTATTCCAACTAATCCAGAAGGCCAAAAACCAACGGTTAGAAAAAAAGTTTTAGGGAAAGCCACCCGGGACGCCTATGGTGAAACCTTATTGCAATTGGGAAAAGAAAATCCAAACATCGTTGCGCTCGATGCCGATTTATCAAAATCGACCAAAAGCAACCTTTTTGCGAAGGCTTTCCCCGATCGGTTTTTCAATTTTGGTATTTGCGAAGCCAATATGGTTTCCGCCGCCGCCGGGCTGGCCTCTTCGGGAAAAATTCCGTTCACCTCCAGTTTTGCTTCGTTTTTAATGTGTAAAGGCTTTGACCAAATCCGGATGGGAATTGCTAACCCAGGCTTAAATGTAAAACTGGTCGGCTCGCATGGCGGCATTTCACTCGGAGAAGATGGCGCATCCCAGCAAAGTGTCGAAGATTTTGCCTTAGCCCTCGCCCTCCCCAGGATCGCTGTGGTTCAACCTGCCGATGAAGTCTCGACTCAGGCCCTGACTCGCCAAATTGCGGCTTATCATGGGCCAGTCTATATGAGGACAGGACGCCCAAAAGCCCCTATCCTTTATACGCCCCAGGATAAAATTACGCTCGGTAAAGCCAATATCTTGAAAGAGGGAACGGATGTTACGATTTTTGCCTGCGGCTTAATGGTCGCCGAAGCTCTTGAAGCCGCTGATATTTTAGGGCTAAAGGGAGATAAAATCGGCGTGATCGACATGCACACAATCCGTCCGATTGATGAAAACGCCATTTTTACGGCGGCCAGAAATTCTAAAGCTTTTGTCGTAGCCGAAGAGCATCTGGTTCACGGAGGATTAGGGGCTGCCATCGCCCAGGTGGTTTCAACCTTCTACCCGGTTCCCATTGAATTTGTAGGCCTTAAAGATACTTACGCGGAATCCGGCACTCCCCCGGAACTCTTCGAAAAATATGGCCTGAACGCCGCCGCCATCGTGCAGGCTGTCGAGAACGTCCTCAACCGAAAAGATTAACCTGATCCGACAATAATGGTCGTCTGCTGCGTTGTCACTTCAGCTTCGTATCCTCATGTACCACAAAGCTTGCTCGCGAGCGTATCCGCAGCAAAGCTATGTTTTTTTTGGTACGCTGCGGTACGATGCTTCGTTCCGCCTTGCACACGCCACATTCCTGTCGGCCACGTCTGCACTACCCTCTCTCATTCTCATTTCCGGGTTTTCACAACATAACACCCATCGCTTTTGTCGCTCTCTAAACATTGACATTTCAATGTTTAGAGCTACCTTTTATTATATATGATCTCTTTAAACATCAACAAAAGTCGAATAATCAATCTATTTTCTTTCCTTCGTTTCCGGCTCCTTCTCCTTATTTTTATGATCGTTCTTCCTTTTTTCGGAGTCATTATATATACCAGCATGGAAGAATATAAAATAGCCGCGGCTGAAAACAAAAACAAGGCAGTCGAATTGGTGCAAATCGCCGCCGACAGTCAAAATCAACTCATTGAGGGTGTTCAGCAATTCCTGGCCGTTTTATCTCACCTCCCCGAAGTGAAAGGAAGAGATCCATCCGCCTGCAATGTCCTGTTCTCCAAACTACTTCAACAATATCCTTCCTACGCTAATTTGGGTATTTCTCAGTCTAATGGAAATATTATCTGCAGTGGAGTCCCTTTCCACAGGAAGCTGAATATGTCCGATCGGACTTACTTCAGGCATGCGATTGAAACAGGCCGCTTTTCAACCGGGAATTTTCAAATCGGCAGAATCACCGGTAAACCTACCATTAATTTCGGCTATCCTCTATTTGATCAAACCGGCAAAGCGCAAAAAGTTCTTTTCGCCGCCCTGGACCTGTCATGGCTCAATCAATTTGCATCAAGAGCCGAATTGCCTCCCGGTTCGATACTGACTGTCCTGGATCAAACCGGCACCATTCTCGTGCGATATCCCAACCCGGGAAAATGGGTGGGAAAATCAATCCCCGACATCCCTATGATTAAAACCATCCTGTCTCAACATAAGGGAATCGAGGAAACTACGGATCTTGATGGTAATCTTCACTTTTTAGGGTTTACGTCTCTTGTTGGAAATCAAGAAACCGGAAATTTATCTATCAGCATCGGAATTCCTAAACAATCGGTATTTTCGGGAATAAACCACATGTTCACTCTCAATCTTACAATTCTGGCAGTAACCATGATTTTGGGATTTTTGGGCGCCTGGATCGGAAGCGACTTCTTTGTTTTAAAGAAAATCAATGTGCTGGTAAAAACATCCAATCAACTCGCGGGCAATAACCTCAGCGCCAGAACCGGAATTGTTTATGGAAAGGGGGAATTGGACCAATTGGCTTATACCATAGATAAAATGGCGGATTCTCTGCAGGCCAATGCTTCCGCCATCCAATATCAGGCCACGCATGATTTCTTAACGAAGCTTCCAAACGCTAATCTTCTTCACGACCGGTTGGATCAAGCCATTAAAACGGCCAAGCGGAACAATAAATCTCTGGCTCTGCTCATGTTGGATATCAATCACTTTAAAGAAATCAATCATACGCTGGGGCATCATTTTGGCAATCTCCTGCTGCTTCTGCTCGGGCCGCGGCTTCAGAACGTATTGCGCCAATCAGACACGATTGCGCATTTAGGAGGAGATAAATTTGCGATTCTTCTGCAGGACTCGGATATCAACGGGGCAAAAAGCGTCACCCGTAAAATTTTAAAAGTGCTGGAAGAACAATTTATTCTTGCGGATCATCCTGTTTTAGTCGAGACCTGTATCGGCATAGCCCTCTACCCGGACCATGGAGAAACTTCTGATATTCTCCTGCAACGGGCGGATGTCGCCATGTCCAAGGCCAAGGAGGAAAAAAGCGACTACTTTGTTTATATCCAGGATGAAGACCACAACACCCCCCGTCGCCTTGTTATCATGGGAGCATTGAGAGAAGCCATTAACCGT
Proteins encoded:
- a CDS encoding MiaB/RimO family radical SAM methylthiotransferase, coding for MKSQTVKEKTKLYPKVGLINLGCSKNQVDSEVMLRQLDRAGFVLTSKEEEAEILIVNTCGFIDSAKQESINTIIELGKLKKKGQCKTLIATGCLTQRYQDELLKELPELDAIVGTTEYFKIAEICKTFLDQKGKNKKRSSWLSEPTALYDETHADRILTTAKHWAYVKISEGCDKSCSFCIIPGMRGKMRSRPIPAIVNEVNQLTGQGVREVNLIAQDLTSYGRDLGQGQLYELLKELVKTEVDWIRLLYNYPHPFPDKLIDLIASEPKICHYIDMPLQHIDEEI
- a CDS encoding transketolase encodes the protein MLLNQEVILENLAAKLRIDILKMIFEAQSGHPGGSFSAIDMMTALYSKVMKHDPQNPDSPDRDRFILSKGHAAPALYAILAHHGYFPQENLKTLRKMGSPLQGHPEKNKLPGVEASTGSLGQGISIGIGMALAGKLDGKNYRTYVLVGDGEINEGQVWEAALFAPNHQLDHLVVILDHNGQQLDGSVQEIMPLDPLAEKWRAFGWNVIEINGHRMNEILDAFEKAGSTRGKPTIIIAKTIKGKGVSFMENNNEFHGMAPNKEQFTLALQELEHA
- a CDS encoding transketolase family protein; this encodes MLRVIPTNPEGQKPTVRKKVLGKATRDAYGETLLQLGKENPNIVALDADLSKSTKSNLFAKAFPDRFFNFGICEANMVSAAAGLASSGKIPFTSSFASFLMCKGFDQIRMGIANPGLNVKLVGSHGGISLGEDGASQQSVEDFALALALPRIAVVQPADEVSTQALTRQIAAYHGPVYMRTGRPKAPILYTPQDKITLGKANILKEGTDVTIFACGLMVAEALEAADILGLKGDKIGVIDMHTIRPIDENAIFTAARNSKAFVVAEEHLVHGGLGAAIAQVVSTFYPVPIEFVGLKDTYAESGTPPELFEKYGLNAAAIVQAVENVLNRKD
- a CDS encoding EAL domain-containing protein, which gives rise to MEEYKIAAAENKNKAVELVQIAADSQNQLIEGVQQFLAVLSHLPEVKGRDPSACNVLFSKLLQQYPSYANLGISQSNGNIICSGVPFHRKLNMSDRTYFRHAIETGRFSTGNFQIGRITGKPTINFGYPLFDQTGKAQKVLFAALDLSWLNQFASRAELPPGSILTVLDQTGTILVRYPNPGKWVGKSIPDIPMIKTILSQHKGIEETTDLDGNLHFLGFTSLVGNQETGNLSISIGIPKQSVFSGINHMFTLNLTILAVTMILGFLGAWIGSDFFVLKKINVLVKTSNQLAGNNLSARTGIVYGKGELDQLAYTIDKMADSLQANASAIQYQATHDFLTKLPNANLLHDRLDQAIKTAKRNNKSLALLMLDINHFKEINHTLGHHFGNLLLLLLGPRLQNVLRQSDTIAHLGGDKFAILLQDSDINGAKSVTRKILKVLEEQFILADHPVLVETCIGIALYPDHGETSDILLQRADVAMSKAKEEKSDYFVYIQDEDHNTPRRLVIMGALREAINRNQLILHYQPKINLKTGGLAGAEALVRWQHPELGPIAPDQFIPLAEKTGLIKPLTYHVLNTAVNQCQSWCQEGININVAVNLSTRNLLDQKLPDDLMEMLDKAHVLPSSLGIEITESVIMLNPERAMEILKRLSGMGIQLSIDDFGTGYSSLMYLNKLPVNEIKIDKSFVINMLTDKDSDMIVRSTIHLAHNLGLKVVAEGVENKETWDRLKTMGCDYVQGFYISKPLSAEQFIHWLDHSPWRINRQMNNTGPKAA